In one Sander lucioperca isolate FBNREF2018 chromosome 7, SLUC_FBN_1.2, whole genome shotgun sequence genomic region, the following are encoded:
- the adck2 gene encoding uncharacterized aarF domain-containing protein kinase 2 isoform X1 has protein sequence MMIIFGARAVLLNLRYTFQRAGSFTRTRLIQSSRACFAKRGPILTQIPKVTLLCWGAVNVSSCAAICQEATLPRQTADKKSLAKVQVHKVVFFLRLTLRALVLLLKFAPLLLLSPLALVSTRWASCWLDALLWVTETSGPTFIKLGQWASTRRDIFSQEFCERFSMLHVKVRPHPWAHTKQCLRRAFGEGWRSVLVFESKEPVGSGCVAQVYRGWAKADKVEDPAFKSLVEEMEKEDLLEAWEIPGLGGVTRSMWQLWRGSKEEEDYEEISHPEGPHEESSAEKEHMIPVAIKVIHPGVRRQVEIDLLLMKAGSWLLQCLPGLKWLSLCEIVEEFEKLMTKQIDLRFEARNIERFQENFRNVDYVKFPTTFPPFVTSTILVETFEESEPISNYLSSEIPQEVKQRIARMGVETMLKMVFVDNFVHGDLHPGNILVHCWQPLPGSSDSAGISGEVPGKTTLTDLWDTVVVSFRPDPCPLQLVLLDAGIVAQLSDNDLANLKAVFTAVVLHQGERVAELLLNHARANECQDVPQFKKEMAQLVDQALSSTLSLGKFQVGDLLSRVFGLLIKHKVKLESNFASIVFAIMVLEGLGRSLDPNLDILDLIKPLLLKNCASVL, from the exons atgatgATCATCTTTGGAGCAAGAGCAGTCCTACTCAACCTGAGGTACACTTTCCAGAGAGCAGGCTCCTTTACCAGAACCAGACTCATCCAGAGCTCCAGGGCATGTTTTGCTAAAAGAGGGCCGATTTTAACCCAGATACCCAAGGTTACATTACTATGTTGGGGTGCAGTTAATGTATCATCCTGTGCAGCCATATGCCAGGAAGCAACTCTTCCACGCCAAACAGCTGACAAAAAGTCTCTAGCTAAAGTCCAAGTGCACAAAGTTGTATTTTTTCTCCGTCTCACCCTTCGTGCATTGGTGCTGCTCCTCAAATTTGCCCCcctgctcctcctctccccGTTGGCTCTGGTGTCCACTCGCTGGGCATCTTGCTGGCTGGATGCTTTGCTGTGGGTTACTGAAACATCTGGACCAACTTTCATCAAGCTGGGGCAGTGGGCCAGCACCAGGCGGGACATCTTCTCTCAGGAGTTTTGCGAGCGTTTCTCCATGCTTCATGTGAAGGTGCGCCCTCACCCCTGGGCCCACACCAAGCAGTGTCTCCGGAGGGCTTTCGGGGAGGGCTGGCGAAGTGTTTTAGTGTTTGAGAGCAAAGAGCCAGTGGGTTCAGGATGTGTGGCACAGGTGTACAGAGGCTGGGCGAAGGCGGACAAGGTGGAGGACCCAGCCTTCAAATCGCTGGTggaggagatggagaaagaAGACTTGCTGGAAGCCTGGGAGATCCCTGGTCTGGGAGGAGTGACCAGGTCCATGTGGCAGCTCTGGAGGGGGagtaaggaggaggaggactaTGAGGAAATAAGTCACCCAGAGGGGCCACATGAGGAGAGCAGTGCAGAGAAGGAGCATATGATACCCGTGGCTATCAAG GTGATCCATCCAGGTGTTAGGAGGCAGGTGGAAATTGACCTACTGCTGATGAAAGCGGGCAGTTGGCTCCTGCAATGCCTGCCTGGACTCAAGTGGCTCAGTCTGTGTGAAATAGTAGAGGAGTTTGAGAAGCTTATGACCAAACAG ATTGATCTCCGTTTTGAGGCCAGGAACATTGAGCGTTTCCAGGAAAATTTCCGCAATGTGGATTATGTCAAGTTCCCAACTACCTTTCCACCATTTGTCACTAGTACCATTTTAGTGGAAACTTTTGAG GAGAGTGAGCCCATATCCAACTACCTGAGCTCCGAGATTCCTCAGGAGGTGAAGCAGAGAATAGCCAGGATGGGAGTCGAGACCATGCTGAAGATG GTTTTTGTGGACAACTTTGTGCACGGGGATCTCCATCCCGGGAACATTCTGGTCCACTGTTGGCAGCCTCTTCCTGGTTCCAGTGACAGTGCTGGTATATCAGGGGAGGTCCCTGGTAAGACCACCCTCACTGACTTGTGGGACACAGTGGTGGTCAGCTTCAGACCAGACCCGTGTCCTCTTCAGTTGGTGCTGCTGGATGCTGGCATCGTAGCCCAGCTCAGTGACAATGATCTTGCCAACTTAAAAGCTGTCTTCACGGCTGTGGTGCTGCATCAG gGTGAGCGAGTGGCAGAGTTGCTCCTGAATCACGCTCGGGCCAATGAGTGCCAAGACGTGCCACAGTTTAAGAAGGAGATGGCCCAGCTGGTGGATCAAGCCCTCAGCAGCACCCTTTCTCTGGGAAAG TTCCAAGTGGGTGATTTGCTTTCCAGAGTATTTGGTCTACTCATCAAACACAAG GTGAAGCTGGAGAGTAATTTTGCCTCCATAGTGTTTGCCATCATGGTGCTGGAGGGTCTCGGAAGGTCACTTGACCCGAACTTAGACATCTTGGATTTGATCAAACCCCTGCTGCTAAAGAACTGTGCCTCAgtgctctga
- the adck2 gene encoding uncharacterized aarF domain-containing protein kinase 2 isoform X2 — protein sequence MMIIFGARAVLLNLRYTFQRAGSFTRTRLIQSSRACFAKRGPILTQIPKVTLLCWGAVNVSSCAAICQEATLPRQTADKKSLAKVQVHKVVFFLRLTLRALVLLLKFAPLLLLSPLALVSTRWASCWLDALLWVTETSGPTFIKLGQWASTRRDIFSQEFCERFSMLHVKVRPHPWAHTKQCLRRAFGEGWRSVLVFESKEPVGSGCVAQVYRGWAKADKVEDPAFKSLVEEMEKEDLLEAWEIPGLGGVTRSMWQLWRGSKEEEDYEEISHPEGPHEESSAEKEHMIPVAIKVIHPGVRRQVEIDLLLMKAGSWLLQCLPGLKWLSLCEIVEEFEKLMTKQIDLRFEARNIERFQENFRNVDYVKFPTTFPPFVTSTILVETFEESEPISNYLSSEIPQEVKQRIARMGVETMLKMVFVDNFVHGDLHPGNILVHCWQPLPGSSDSAGISGEVPGKTTLTDLWDTVVVSFRPDPCPLQLVLLDAGIVAQLSDNDLANLKAVFTAVVLHQGERVAELLLNHARANECQDVPQFKKEMAQLVDQALSSTLSLGKFQVGDLLSRVFGLLIKHKVKLESNFASIVFAIMVLEGLGRSLDPNLDILDLIKPLLLKNCASVL from the exons atgatgATCATCTTTGGAGCAAGAGCAGTCCTACTCAACCTGAGGTACACTTTCCAGAGAGCAGGCTCCTTTACCAGAACCAGACTCATCCAGAGCTCCAGGGCATGTTTTGCTAAAAGAGGGCCGATTTTAACCCAGATACCCAAGGTTACATTACTATGTTGGGGTGCAGTTAATGTATCATCCTGTGCAGCCATATGCCAGGAAGCAACTCTTCCACGCCAAACAGCTGACAAAAAGTCTCTAGCTAAAGTCCAAGTGCACAAAGTTGTATTTTTTCTCCGTCTCACCCTTCGTGCATTGGTGCTGCTCCTCAAATTTGCCCCcctgctcctcctctccccGTTGGCTCTGGTGTCCACTCGCTGGGCATCTTGCTGGCTGGATGCTTTGCTGTGGGTTACTGAAACATCTGGACCAACTTTCATCAAGCTGGGGCAGTGGGCCAGCACCAGGCGGGACATCTTCTCTCAGGAGTTTTGCGAGCGTTTCTCCATGCTTCATGTGAAGGTGCGCCCTCACCCCTGGGCCCACACCAAGCAGTGTCTCCGGAGGGCTTTCGGGGAGGGCTGGCGAAGTGTTTTAGTGTTTGAGAGCAAAGAGCCAGTGGGTTCAGGATGTGTGGCACAGGTGTACAGAGGCTGGGCGAAGGCGGACAAGGTGGAGGACCCAGCCTTCAAATCGCTGGTggaggagatggagaaagaAGACTTGCTGGAAGCCTGGGAGATCCCTGGTCTGGGAGGAGTGACCAGGTCCATGTGGCAGCTCTGGAGGGGGagtaaggaggaggaggactaTGAGGAAATAAGTCACCCAGAGGGGCCACATGAGGAGAGCAGTGCAGAGAAGGAGCATATGATACCCGTGGCTATCAAG GTGATCCATCCAGGTGTTAGGAGGCAGGTGGAAATTGACCTACTGCTGATGAAAGCGGGCAGTTGGCTCCTGCAATGCCTGCCTGGACTCAAGTGGCTCAGTCTGTGTGAAATAGTAGAGGAGTTTGAGAAGCTTATGACCAAACAG ATTGATCTCCGTTTTGAGGCCAGGAACATTGAGCGTTTCCAGGAAAATTTCCGCAATGTGGATTATGTCAAGTTCCCAACTACCTTTCCACCATTTGTCACTAGTACCATTTTAGTGGAAACTTTTGAG GAGAGTGAGCCCATATCCAACTACCTGAGCTCCGAGATTCCTCAGGAGGTGAAGCAGAGAATAGCCAGGATGGGAGTCGAGACCATGCTGAAGATG GTTTTTGTGGACAACTTTGTGCACGGGGATCTCCATCCCGGGAACATTCTGGTCCACTGTTGGCAGCCTCTTCCTGGTTCCAGTGACAGTGCTGGTATATCAGGGGAGGTCCCTGGTAAGACCACCCTCACTGACTTGTGGGACACAGTGGTGGTCAGCTTCAGACCAGACCCGTGTCCTCTTCAGTTGGTGCTGCTGGATGCTGGCATCGTAGCCCAGCTCAGTGACAATGATCTTGCCAACTTAAAAGCTGTCTTCACGGCTGTGGTGCTGCATCAG gGTGAGCGAGTGGCAGAGTTGCTCCTGAATCACGCTCGGGCCAATGAGTGCCAAGACGTGCCACAGTTTAAGAAGGAGATGGCCCAGCTGGTGGATCAAGCCCTCAGCAGCACCCTTTCTCTGGGAAAG TTCCAAGTGGGTGATTTGCTTTCCAGAGTATTTGGTCTACTCATCAAACACAAG GTGAAGCTGGAGAGTAATTTTGCCTCCATAGTGTTTGCCATCATGGTGCTGGAGGGTCTCGGAAGGTCACTTGACCCGAACTTAGACATCTTGGATTTGATCAAACCCCTGCTGCTAAAGAACTGTGCCTCAgtgctctg a